In Zingiber officinale cultivar Zhangliang chromosome 8B, Zo_v1.1, whole genome shotgun sequence, a single genomic region encodes these proteins:
- the LOC122013931 gene encoding glycine--tRNA ligase, chloroplastic/mitochondrial 2-like: protein MPTTPNPSSGGLRLRRSLSRSTKLLIILRFGNPLFAEVLAISRNFVMIEGEDLIVTFLAALRYDQLLKASHAFNILDARGFVGVTERARYFARMRSLARQCAQLWLKTREALGHPLGFSKENYLLFQNLPNSQLQKVLERPGAFVLEIGTEEMPPHDVVEASNQLRSLTVEYLKKRRLSCGEVSSYGTPRRLVFSYSKSDIGTFVRLLSLTEDGPLVLSKLQFAGCVKNQYYTQTQYDEMRIEWREFVYSYLK from the exons ATGCCCACAACGCCGAATCCGTCCTCTGGCGGCCTCCGGCTTCGTAGATCCTTAAGCAGATCGACGAAG TTATTGATTATTCTTCGATTTGGTAATCCGCTTTTTGCTGAGGTTCTTGCGATTTCAAGAAACTTTGTCATGATAGAG GGCGAGGATTTGATTGTGACTTTTCTTGCTGCACTTAGGTATGATCAGCTTTTGAAGGCTTCTCATGCTTTTAATATATTAGATGCTAGAGGCTTTGTTGGTGTTACTGAACGTGCTAGATATTTTGCACGAATGCGAAG TCTTGCTCGGCAATGTGCTCAACTTTGGTTGAAGACACGGGAAGCTCTTGGGCACCCATTAGGATTTTCCAAGGAAAATTATCTCTTGTTTCAAAATCTTCCAAATTCCCAATTGCAGAAG GTATTGGAACGTCCTGGAGCATTTGTTCTTGAGATTGGCACTGAAGAGATGCCTCCTCATGATGTAGTTGAAGCAAGTAACCAG CTTAGAAGTCTCACTGTGGAGTACCTGAAAAAAAGAAGACTGAGTTGTGGAGAAGTTTCATCATATGGTACACCACGCCGACTTGTG TTTAGTTACTCAAAAAGTGATATTGGAACTTTTGTGCGTTTACTGTCTCTT ACTGAAGATGGCCCCTTGGTTCTTTCTAAATTGCAATTTGCAGGTTGTGTGAAGAACCAGTACTATACGCAGACACAATATGATGAAATGAGAATTGAATGGAGAGAATTTGTGTACTCGTATTTGAAGTGA